A window from Sebastes fasciatus isolate fSebFas1 chromosome 22, fSebFas1.pri, whole genome shotgun sequence encodes these proteins:
- the znf16l gene encoding zinc finger protein 16-like → MSRKRNHSFAETSLSPPELHGGFMEPPAGSSGSDFLELSEQHDDDDEELLCSVSDITEHLGRNITVVLETALSEIRKMVSIRIRVLKMELREKTEEIEVLRARLDTSSTMEPSASLHKHSSIDPRRASNKAVIMPGVKKENIDAICDYLMKDKNSRGGCAEMDGDQSSGGERETRQDPDPHSLNLWPDNTGSGSSGPGHGDSSESATATTTDDLFSMLPSGSKRMYDYEWIAPMEYSADLKVMKESECENTLTGETEDEEDEEEDESPRREGGGLEQAQAPLSHVQPSEFSMEPRSSPGEGGSPLEGNTDRPVAGQQFPGHTYICSLCGTFCPDSVFLEEHVKLIHSDSAGAQALQALQSTCSDAPAMGDGGGDSQRGEGGQNEDGTGVGAGGDVERGGGPLKKEIKIEGGYECGDCGRHFNYLGNLRQHQRIHTGEKPFMCPECGERFRHAARLKSHRLVHSGAQSPFPCPQCGKGFSVLSGLKRHQRVHTGESPYACPQCGRRFKELGNLYTHQRIHSGATPYCCQQCGRSFRHLGTYKSHRCTPPQ, encoded by the exons ATGAGTCGCAAAAGGAACCACAGTTTCGCAGAGACGAGCCTGTCTCCTCCTGAGCTGCACGGCGGCTTCATGGAGCCTCCAGCCGGCTCGTCAGGCTCTGATTTCCTGGAGCTGAGTGAGCAgcacgacgacgacgacgaggaGCTGCTGTGCTCGGtcagcgacatcacggagcacCTCGGCAGAAACATCACCGTGGTGCTGGAGACGGCGCTGTCTGAGATCCGCAAGATGGTCAGCATCAGGATACGAGTGCTGAAGATGGAGCTACGCGAGAAAACCGAGGAAATAGAGGTGTTGAGGGCGAGATTAGACACTAGCAGCACCATGGAGCCGTCCGCATCCCTCCACAAACACTCCAGTATCGACCCAAGGAGAGCCAGCAACAAGGCTGTCATCATGCCCGGTGTGAAGAAGGAGAACATAGACGCGATTTGTGACTATCTGATGAAAGACAAGAACTCTAGAGGGGGGTGTGCTGAGATGGATGGAGATCAGAGTAGTGGCGGCGAAAGGGAGACTCGCCAAGATCCGGACCCGCACTCCCTCAACCTGTGGCCCGACAACACCGGCTCCGGTTCCTCCGGGCCCGGCCACGGAGACTCCTCAGAGtccgccaccgccaccaccactgATGACCTCTTCAGCATGCTCCCCTCTGGCAGCAAACGGATGTATGACTATGAGTGGATAGCACCGATGGAGTACTCTGCAGACCTGAAAG TCATGAAGGAGTCTGAGTGTGAGAACACCCTGACCGGTGAGacagaggacgaggaggatgaggaggaagatgagtcgccgaggagggagggaggtggacTGGAGCAGGCCCAGGCCCCGCTGTCACACGTCCAGCCCTCGGAGTTCTCCATGGAGCCCCGGAGCTCTccgggggagggagggagtcccCTGGAGGGCAACACAGACCGGCCTGTGGCAG GCCAGCAGTTCCCCGGCCACACCTACATCTGCTCTCTGTGTGGAACCTTCTGCCCCGACTCTGTGTTTCTAGAGGAGCACGTCAAACTGATACACTCGGACTCTGCTGGTGCCCAGGCTCTCCAGGCCCTGCAGTCCACCTGCTCGGATGCACCCGCCATGGGAGACGGCGGCGGTGACTCCCAGAGGGGCGAAGGAGGGCAGAACGAGGACGGAACAGGAGTCGGGGCCGGTGGCGACGTCGAGCGGGGAGGGGGGCCTTTGAAAAAGGAGATTAAAATCGAGGGAGGTTACGAGTGCGGGGACTGTGGCCGTCATTTTAACTACCTTGGCAACCTGCGGCAGCATCAGCGTATCCACACCGGAGAGAAGCCCTTCATGTGTCCGGAGTGCGGGGAGAGGTTCCGCCACGCAGCCCGTTTAAAAAGCCACAGGTTGGTGCACAGCGGGGCCCAGAGCCCCTTCCCCTGCCCCCAGTGCGGGAAAGGGTTCTCAGTGCTATCCGGACTCAAGAGACACCAGCGGGTGCACACCGGCGAGAGCCCGTACGCCTGTCCTCAGTGCGGCCGGCGCTTTAAAGAGCTTGGGAACCTGTACACCCATCAGAGGATCCACAGCGGGGCAACGCCCTACTGCTGCCAGCAGTGTGGACGCAGCTTCCGCCACCTGGGGACATACAAGAGCCACCGCTGCACGCCGCCACAGTAA